In Rhinoraja longicauda isolate Sanriku21f chromosome 38, sRhiLon1.1, whole genome shotgun sequence, the following are encoded in one genomic region:
- the larp6a gene encoding la-related protein 6a isoform X2, protein MTQTIWVKHLTRDWQTTAFALKYSDLLELNDERKKVRRKTAVPVFPNEHLPSQILLVYDMLLCPEFQVLNDNLECENAGLHEKIMEYVLKAFAVFGPVISVRVLKLGKELPADVKRLSNRYSQLGTKDCVIVEYENVESAIKAHESLGKTDERGMKVVLIEMKPPKKKVIREKNKEAEDVGKNEMKSKSSNKRVEELQYICEDSSACSSSEPESNPASPMLGRKPNPINQLSPNTYKNNHLSPNTSPRASPWNSPRSSPSMQRKDTAVHKSLLTADAKLGAPANAEVGSKWTDYSSDSSNTPSGSPWVQRRKQAQGVSHENTPVGSPMLSRKMHSAGGLPAGVVRMPRGPDGTKGFQTPVERSKPLVI, encoded by the exons ATGACACAAACAATCTGG GTAAAACACCTCACTCGTGACTGGCAAACAACCGCCTTTGCTCTGAAGTACTCTGACCTTTTGGAGCTTAATGacgaaaggaaaaaagtgagacggAAGACAGCCGTTCCAGTTTTCCCCAATGAACATCTTCCAAGTCAGATCCTGCTGGTATATGATATGCTTCTGTGTCCAGAATTCCAGGTTTTAAATGATAATCTAGAATGTGAAAATGCTGGCTTGCATGAAAAGATAATGGAGTACGTACTGAAGGCATTTGCTGTGTTTGGTCCAGTCATCTCTGTTCGTGTTCTAAAGCTAGGAAAGGAGCTCCCTGCAGATGTAAAAAGACTGAGCAATCGCTATTCACAGTTGGGAACAAAGGACTGTGTAATTGTAGAGTACGAAAATGTTGAATCTGCAATCAAGGCACATGAATCACTTGGAAAAACTGATGAAAGGGGAATGAAAGTGGTGCTAATAGAGATGAAACCACCAAAGAAGAAAGTTATCAGAGAGAAGAACAAAGAGGCTGAAGATGTTGGCAAGAATGAAATGAAAAGCAAATCTAGCAATAAGCGAGTGGAGGAGTTGCAGTATATATGTGAAGATTCCTCAGCATGCAGCTCTTCTGAACCAGAGAGCAACCCTGCATCTCCTATGCTTGGCCGCAAACCCAACCCCATTAATCAGCTGAGCCCCAACACCTATAAAAACAATCACCTGAGTCCTAACACTTCTCCGCGAGCTAGTCCGTGGAACAGTCCACGTTCCAGCCCATCGATGCAACGGAAAGATACGGCTGTGCACAAATCTCTGCTCACTGCAGATGCTAAGCTTGGAGCTCCTGCAAATGCTGAGGTTGGAAGTAAGTGGACTGACTATTCATCGGACAGCAGCAACACACCGTCCGGCAGCCCCTGGGTACAGAGACGGAAGCAAGCGCAGGGGGTATCCCATGAGAATACTCCAGTTGGCAGCCCCATGCTTTCTAGAAAGATGCACAGTGCAGGCGGGCTGCCTGCAGGAGTAGTACGCATGCCCAGAGGACCAGACGGCACTAAAGGATTCCAAACACCTGTAGAGAGGAGCAAGCCGCTTGTAATCTGA
- the lrrc49 gene encoding leucine-rich repeat-containing protein 49 isoform X1: MLPGKYRARLLGNPINTCSLQLTVQASAVGDRLSQKQQLDYRANKELLPSHKLLNVDGDKNFHGKPEITCHDDPLCHYSELSLRETARDMPSQSPSLLKSRQGSQSAVPFHSHGQGTLPYLPGDNVIFSELPSTPGIPVVYRTPEQRAEYADRLNLDRRNLTVCPILEGEHQLRLLNFQHNLITQIQHISNLRRLIFLDLYNNQIEEISGLSSLKSLRVLMLGKNRIKNISNLENLTDLDVLDLHANQISRIENINHLTELRVLNLAGNLIVHAENMNGLDSLTELNLRRNHIESVRDADTLPHLQRFFLSFNNISRFENIACLADSSSLSEVTLDGNPIAQESWYKQTLLRHMVQLRQLDMKKITEEERRMASVMARKEDDKKREIHKQAILKEKRRLAISNAARQWEMQQTFTTDKEAQQAYSVCTASNSSIHKPCHLTQTGQELWPRESSQQSPKGSSRKERAESNKHELTKPEKPQYIRSPDGMLASGLQGLSIAESHLAELERDTLHLYGLGALESLERSGGVQSAAAVTTVSFMFIDFDEIIPMLPRLRIKFPNIVHFKFQDTNLHKLQQFNALAQGRRLDQLTVSPQGNPVVSFSLWKYYVLFRLSHFGLQKINGAEVTPMDVVMGERLFGILARVAASHLPQPRLLSLLGEIKKKQLIFILEGKGKKAGMTMDECKDIKLGGESIGRAILNYSNRDATSEQFKETKTFCQMYVQRLVKDAALIDVKNESLHKLWPQIFIELVRDCVMQMSNKNSHMKLCLRNIMQRK, translated from the exons atgctgcccggcaagTACCGGGCGAGGCTGCTCGGAAACCCG ATTAATACTTGCAGTCTTCAGTTAACTGTGCAGGCTTCAGCTGTCGGAGATCGTTTATCTCAGAAGCAGCAG CTTGATTACAGAGCAAATAAGGAGCTCCTTCCTTCACATAAACTTTTGAATGTAGATGGAGACAAGAATTTCCATGGAAAACCAG AAATAACGTGCCATGATGATCCACTCTGCCACTACTCAGAGCTGTCATTGAGGGAAACAGCCAGGGACATGCCATCACAAAGTCCCAGTTTACTAAAATCTCGACAGGGCTCTCAAAGTGCTGTGCCTTTCCATTCTCATGGTCAAGGAACCTTGCCGTATTTACCAG GTGACAATGTCATTTTCTCTGAGCTTCCTTCAACACCTGGAATACCGGTTGTATACCGCACACCCGAACAGCGGGCAGAGTATGCAGACAGACTAAATCTGGACAG GCGAAATCTAACGGTCTGTCCAATACTGGAGGGTGAGCATCAACTTCGCTTGTTGAATTTCCAGCACAACCTCATCACTCAGATCCAGCACATTTCCAACCTGCGGCGCCTTATCTTCTTGGACTTGTACAACAATCAGATCGAGGAAATCTCGGGTCTTTCTTCTCTGAAGTCACTCCGTGTGCTTATGTTGGGCAAGAACAG GATCAAGAATATCTCCAACCTGGAGAATCTGACTGATCTCGATGTGCTGGATCTTCATGCAAACCAG ATTTCGAGGATAGAAAACATTAACCATCTGACCGAACTCCGAGTGCTAAATCTCGCAGGGAACCTCATTGTTCATGCTGAAAATATGAACGGTCTTGACTCACTAACAGAACTCAATCTCCGACGTAACCACATAGAATCTGTG AGAGATGCAGACACTTTACCTCATCTCCAAAGATTTTTCCTCAGCTTCAACAACATATCCAG GTTTGAGAACATCGCTTGTCTGGCAGACTCTTCATCGCTCTCAGAGGTCACCCTGGATGGCAATCCCATAGCTCAGGAGTCATGGTACAAGCAAACACTTCTACGACACATGGTGCAGCTTCGACAGTTGGACATGAAGaaaatcaca GAAGAGGAGAGGCGAATGGCATCGGTCATGGCCAGGAAAGAGGACGACAAGAAACGTGAAATCCACAAGCAGGCAATCTTGAAG GAGAAGCGCCGCTTGGCTATCAGTAATGCTGCCAGACAGTGGGAGATGCAGCAAACCTTCACCACAGACAAGGAGGCACAGCAAGCTTACTCTGTGTGCACGGCCAGTAACAGCAGTATTCACAAGCCCTGCCACCTCACCCAGACTGGGCAGGAACTGTGGCCCCGAGAATCAAG CCAACAGAGTCCTAAAGGCAGCAGTAGGAAGGAAAGAGCAGAGAGCAACAAGCACGAACTCACCAAACCCGAAAAACCCCAATACATCAG GTCACCTGATGGGATGCTGGCCTCTGGATTGCAGGGACTGTCCATTGCAGAGTCCCACCTGGCTGAGCTGGAGAGAGATACGCTGCACTTGTACGGCCTGGGTGCCCTGGAGTCCCTGGAGCGCAGCGGGGGTGTGCAGTCCGCAGCCGCCGTCACCACTGTCTCCTTCATGTTTATCGACTTCGATGAGATTATTCCCATGTTGCCACGTTTAAGGATTAAATTCCCAAATATTGTG CACTTCAAGTTCCAGGACACGAACCTACACAAACTGCAGCAGTTCAACGCGCTGGCACAGGGCCGCCGGCTGGACCAGCTCACTGTCAGTCCTCAGGGCAACCCTGTGGTGAGCTTCAGTCTCTGGAAGTACTACGTCCTCTTCAGGCTCAGTCACTTTGGTCTCCAGAAAATAAATGGGGCAGAG GTAACTCCCATGGATGTAGTGATGGGTGAGCGACTCTTTGGGATTTTAGCTCGTGTGGCTGCTTCACATCTCCCCCAACCTCGCCTACTTTCATTACTCGGCGAAATCAA AAAGAAGCAACTGATTTTCAtactggaggggaaggggaagaaagctgggatgaCAATGGACGAGTGCAAAGACATAAAGCTTGGGGGCGAGAGTATTGGCCGTGCCATCCTGAACTACTCCAACAGAGACGCCACCTCCGAACAATTCAAG GAAACTAAGACATTTTGCCAAATGTATGTCCAGAGACTGGTTAAAGATGCAGCTCTTATTGATGTTAAAAATGAATCCCTGCACAAGCTCTGGCCACAGATCTTCATTGAACTTGTGCGAGACTGTGTCATGCAGATGAGCAATAAGAACTCCCACATGAAACTGTGCCTGAGGAACATCATGCAACGGAAATGA
- the larp6a gene encoding la-related protein 6a isoform X1 gives MYNLQDALLRWAAFLAPPALRESLAPARDHRLLPPGRRPGLPPAPPCAPPPAQARHQGGGPCSPLTMEGGALGDTGVSMPPVGEAAPLVRIQVAAAEEEPTARPEGGSVGSGTDEEAAPGPGINSGTEDELAAAEEEWAPPDRDLVQKLVAQIEYYLSDDYLENDAFLLKHVRRNKMGYVSVKLLTSFKKVKHLTRDWQTTAFALKYSDLLELNDERKKVRRKTAVPVFPNEHLPSQILLVYDMLLCPEFQVLNDNLECENAGLHEKIMEYVLKAFAVFGPVISVRVLKLGKELPADVKRLSNRYSQLGTKDCVIVEYENVESAIKAHESLGKTDERGMKVVLIEMKPPKKKVIREKNKEAEDVGKNEMKSKSSNKRVEELQYICEDSSACSSSEPESNPASPMLGRKPNPINQLSPNTYKNNHLSPNTSPRASPWNSPRSSPSMQRKDTAVHKSLLTADAKLGAPANAEVGSKWTDYSSDSSNTPSGSPWVQRRKQAQGVSHENTPVGSPMLSRKMHSAGGLPAGVVRMPRGPDGTKGFQTPVERSKPLVI, from the exons ATGTACAACCTGCAGGACGCGCTGCTGCGCTGGGCCGCCTTCCTGGCGCCGCCGGCGCTCCGGGAGTCCCTGGCGCCCGCCCGGGACCACAGGCTCCTCCCGCCGGGTCGTAGGCCCGGCCTACCCCCGGCCCCGCCCTGCGCTCCTCCTCCGGCCCAGGCCCGGCATCAGGGCGGGGGCCCGTGCTCGCCGCTGACCATGGAGGGGGGAGCGCTCGGCGACACCGGGGTGTCGATGCCGCCGGTCGGGGAGGCCGCGCCGCTCGTCCGCATCCAAGTGGCGGCGGCCGAGGAGGAGCCGACGGCGCGGCCGGAGGGCGGCAGCGTGGGCAGCGGCACGGACGAAGAGGCGGCCCCCGGGCCCGGGATAAACAG cgGTACAGAGGATGAGCTGGCGGCGGCGGAGGAGGAGTGGGCGCCTCCGGACCGTGACCTGGTGCAGAAACTTGTTGCCCAGATTGAATATTATCTGTCTGACGATTACCTGGAAAACGATGCATTTCTACTAAAACACGTGAGAAGAAATAAGATGGGCTATGTCAGTGTTAAACTGCTGACTTCTTTCAAAAAG GTAAAACACCTCACTCGTGACTGGCAAACAACCGCCTTTGCTCTGAAGTACTCTGACCTTTTGGAGCTTAATGacgaaaggaaaaaagtgagacggAAGACAGCCGTTCCAGTTTTCCCCAATGAACATCTTCCAAGTCAGATCCTGCTGGTATATGATATGCTTCTGTGTCCAGAATTCCAGGTTTTAAATGATAATCTAGAATGTGAAAATGCTGGCTTGCATGAAAAGATAATGGAGTACGTACTGAAGGCATTTGCTGTGTTTGGTCCAGTCATCTCTGTTCGTGTTCTAAAGCTAGGAAAGGAGCTCCCTGCAGATGTAAAAAGACTGAGCAATCGCTATTCACAGTTGGGAACAAAGGACTGTGTAATTGTAGAGTACGAAAATGTTGAATCTGCAATCAAGGCACATGAATCACTTGGAAAAACTGATGAAAGGGGAATGAAAGTGGTGCTAATAGAGATGAAACCACCAAAGAAGAAAGTTATCAGAGAGAAGAACAAAGAGGCTGAAGATGTTGGCAAGAATGAAATGAAAAGCAAATCTAGCAATAAGCGAGTGGAGGAGTTGCAGTATATATGTGAAGATTCCTCAGCATGCAGCTCTTCTGAACCAGAGAGCAACCCTGCATCTCCTATGCTTGGCCGCAAACCCAACCCCATTAATCAGCTGAGCCCCAACACCTATAAAAACAATCACCTGAGTCCTAACACTTCTCCGCGAGCTAGTCCGTGGAACAGTCCACGTTCCAGCCCATCGATGCAACGGAAAGATACGGCTGTGCACAAATCTCTGCTCACTGCAGATGCTAAGCTTGGAGCTCCTGCAAATGCTGAGGTTGGAAGTAAGTGGACTGACTATTCATCGGACAGCAGCAACACACCGTCCGGCAGCCCCTGGGTACAGAGACGGAAGCAAGCGCAGGGGGTATCCCATGAGAATACTCCAGTTGGCAGCCCCATGCTTTCTAGAAAGATGCACAGTGCAGGCGGGCTGCCTGCAGGAGTAGTACGCATGCCCAGAGGACCAGACGGCACTAAAGGATTCCAAACACCTGTAGAGAGGAGCAAGCCGCTTGTAATCTGA
- the lrrc49 gene encoding leucine-rich repeat-containing protein 49 isoform X2, which yields MLPGKYRARLLGNPLDYRANKELLPSHKLLNVDGDKNFHGKPEITCHDDPLCHYSELSLRETARDMPSQSPSLLKSRQGSQSAVPFHSHGQGTLPYLPGDNVIFSELPSTPGIPVVYRTPEQRAEYADRLNLDRRNLTVCPILEGEHQLRLLNFQHNLITQIQHISNLRRLIFLDLYNNQIEEISGLSSLKSLRVLMLGKNRIKNISNLENLTDLDVLDLHANQISRIENINHLTELRVLNLAGNLIVHAENMNGLDSLTELNLRRNHIESVRDADTLPHLQRFFLSFNNISRFENIACLADSSSLSEVTLDGNPIAQESWYKQTLLRHMVQLRQLDMKKITEEERRMASVMARKEDDKKREIHKQAILKEKRRLAISNAARQWEMQQTFTTDKEAQQAYSVCTASNSSIHKPCHLTQTGQELWPRESSQQSPKGSSRKERAESNKHELTKPEKPQYIRSPDGMLASGLQGLSIAESHLAELERDTLHLYGLGALESLERSGGVQSAAAVTTVSFMFIDFDEIIPMLPRLRIKFPNIVHFKFQDTNLHKLQQFNALAQGRRLDQLTVSPQGNPVVSFSLWKYYVLFRLSHFGLQKINGAEVTPMDVVMGERLFGILARVAASHLPQPRLLSLLGEIKKKQLIFILEGKGKKAGMTMDECKDIKLGGESIGRAILNYSNRDATSEQFKETKTFCQMYVQRLVKDAALIDVKNESLHKLWPQIFIELVRDCVMQMSNKNSHMKLCLRNIMQRK from the exons atgctgcccggcaagTACCGGGCGAGGCTGCTCGGAAACCCG CTTGATTACAGAGCAAATAAGGAGCTCCTTCCTTCACATAAACTTTTGAATGTAGATGGAGACAAGAATTTCCATGGAAAACCAG AAATAACGTGCCATGATGATCCACTCTGCCACTACTCAGAGCTGTCATTGAGGGAAACAGCCAGGGACATGCCATCACAAAGTCCCAGTTTACTAAAATCTCGACAGGGCTCTCAAAGTGCTGTGCCTTTCCATTCTCATGGTCAAGGAACCTTGCCGTATTTACCAG GTGACAATGTCATTTTCTCTGAGCTTCCTTCAACACCTGGAATACCGGTTGTATACCGCACACCCGAACAGCGGGCAGAGTATGCAGACAGACTAAATCTGGACAG GCGAAATCTAACGGTCTGTCCAATACTGGAGGGTGAGCATCAACTTCGCTTGTTGAATTTCCAGCACAACCTCATCACTCAGATCCAGCACATTTCCAACCTGCGGCGCCTTATCTTCTTGGACTTGTACAACAATCAGATCGAGGAAATCTCGGGTCTTTCTTCTCTGAAGTCACTCCGTGTGCTTATGTTGGGCAAGAACAG GATCAAGAATATCTCCAACCTGGAGAATCTGACTGATCTCGATGTGCTGGATCTTCATGCAAACCAG ATTTCGAGGATAGAAAACATTAACCATCTGACCGAACTCCGAGTGCTAAATCTCGCAGGGAACCTCATTGTTCATGCTGAAAATATGAACGGTCTTGACTCACTAACAGAACTCAATCTCCGACGTAACCACATAGAATCTGTG AGAGATGCAGACACTTTACCTCATCTCCAAAGATTTTTCCTCAGCTTCAACAACATATCCAG GTTTGAGAACATCGCTTGTCTGGCAGACTCTTCATCGCTCTCAGAGGTCACCCTGGATGGCAATCCCATAGCTCAGGAGTCATGGTACAAGCAAACACTTCTACGACACATGGTGCAGCTTCGACAGTTGGACATGAAGaaaatcaca GAAGAGGAGAGGCGAATGGCATCGGTCATGGCCAGGAAAGAGGACGACAAGAAACGTGAAATCCACAAGCAGGCAATCTTGAAG GAGAAGCGCCGCTTGGCTATCAGTAATGCTGCCAGACAGTGGGAGATGCAGCAAACCTTCACCACAGACAAGGAGGCACAGCAAGCTTACTCTGTGTGCACGGCCAGTAACAGCAGTATTCACAAGCCCTGCCACCTCACCCAGACTGGGCAGGAACTGTGGCCCCGAGAATCAAG CCAACAGAGTCCTAAAGGCAGCAGTAGGAAGGAAAGAGCAGAGAGCAACAAGCACGAACTCACCAAACCCGAAAAACCCCAATACATCAG GTCACCTGATGGGATGCTGGCCTCTGGATTGCAGGGACTGTCCATTGCAGAGTCCCACCTGGCTGAGCTGGAGAGAGATACGCTGCACTTGTACGGCCTGGGTGCCCTGGAGTCCCTGGAGCGCAGCGGGGGTGTGCAGTCCGCAGCCGCCGTCACCACTGTCTCCTTCATGTTTATCGACTTCGATGAGATTATTCCCATGTTGCCACGTTTAAGGATTAAATTCCCAAATATTGTG CACTTCAAGTTCCAGGACACGAACCTACACAAACTGCAGCAGTTCAACGCGCTGGCACAGGGCCGCCGGCTGGACCAGCTCACTGTCAGTCCTCAGGGCAACCCTGTGGTGAGCTTCAGTCTCTGGAAGTACTACGTCCTCTTCAGGCTCAGTCACTTTGGTCTCCAGAAAATAAATGGGGCAGAG GTAACTCCCATGGATGTAGTGATGGGTGAGCGACTCTTTGGGATTTTAGCTCGTGTGGCTGCTTCACATCTCCCCCAACCTCGCCTACTTTCATTACTCGGCGAAATCAA AAAGAAGCAACTGATTTTCAtactggaggggaaggggaagaaagctgggatgaCAATGGACGAGTGCAAAGACATAAAGCTTGGGGGCGAGAGTATTGGCCGTGCCATCCTGAACTACTCCAACAGAGACGCCACCTCCGAACAATTCAAG GAAACTAAGACATTTTGCCAAATGTATGTCCAGAGACTGGTTAAAGATGCAGCTCTTATTGATGTTAAAAATGAATCCCTGCACAAGCTCTGGCCACAGATCTTCATTGAACTTGTGCGAGACTGTGTCATGCAGATGAGCAATAAGAACTCCCACATGAAACTGTGCCTGAGGAACATCATGCAACGGAAATGA